A window of Campylobacter pinnipediorum subsp. pinnipediorum contains these coding sequences:
- the htpX gene encoding zinc metalloprotease HtpX encodes MEIFKTTILMLSLMVVFIFTGGLIGGKEGMFIAFLIALGSNFFSYFFSDKLVLKRYNAIKVDEYNAQGLFKIVKNLCKKANLKMPAIYIIPEKSPNAFATGRNPKHAAVAVTEGLLDILNEEEIEGVIAHELSHIKHYDILTGSIVAVMAGAIAMIANFAKFGAITNNSKNSNKFLIIVFAIIMPIVASIIQMAISREREYKADKGAALITKKPQHLASALMKLENYANSYRMRNASEQSAHMFIINPFSSMGDKLSQLFRTHPSTNDRIQALRKLQEEIN; translated from the coding sequence ATGGAAATTTTTAAAACAACTATTTTAATGCTATCTTTGATGGTGGTTTTTATATTTACCGGTGGCTTAATTGGCGGAAAAGAAGGGATGTTTATAGCATTTCTAATAGCTCTTGGTTCTAATTTTTTCTCATATTTTTTTAGCGACAAACTAGTTTTAAAAAGATATAACGCAATAAAAGTGGATGAATACAATGCGCAAGGATTGTTTAAGATAGTAAAAAATCTTTGCAAAAAGGCAAATCTTAAAATGCCAGCAATATATATAATACCTGAAAAATCACCAAATGCTTTTGCAACAGGAAGAAACCCTAAACATGCAGCAGTTGCTGTAACGGAAGGGCTTTTGGATATACTAAATGAAGAAGAGATAGAGGGTGTAATAGCACACGAATTAAGCCACATAAAGCATTATGATATATTAACAGGAAGTATAGTAGCCGTAATGGCTGGTGCCATAGCCATGATTGCTAATTTTGCTAAGTTTGGAGCAATAACAAACAATTCAAAAAATTCAAATAAATTTTTGATAATAGTATTTGCGATAATAATGCCAATTGTAGCAAGCATAATTCAAATGGCAATATCAAGAGAAAGAGAATATAAAGCAGATAAAGGTGCGGCACTTATAACCAAAAAACCACAACACCTAGCAAGTGCTTTAATGAAACTTGAAAATTATGCAAATAGCTACAGAATGAGAAATGCATCAGAACAAAGCGCGCATATGTTTATAATAAATCCATTTAGCAGTATGGGCGATAAATTATCACAATTATTTCGCACACATCCCAGCACAAATGACAGAATACAAGCTTTAAGAAAATTACAAGAGGAAATAAATTAA
- a CDS encoding PP0621 family protein: MIAKFLTLATILFILYVLFFKKKKQAPKEEKEIENFVQCSKCGTFVTTKSAILSSGQYICKDCIKGK, translated from the coding sequence ATGATAGCTAAATTTTTAACACTTGCGACAATACTTTTTATCCTTTATGTTTTGTTTTTTAAAAAGAAAAAACAAGCACCAAAGGAAGAAAAAGAGATAGAAAATTTTGTTCAATGTTCAAAATGTGGAACTTTTGTAACAACAAAAAGTGCGATTTTAAGTAGCGGACAATACATATGCAAAGACTGTATAAAAGGCAAATAA
- the trmB gene encoding tRNA (guanosine(46)-N7)-methyltransferase TrmB codes for MPNFIAKNICDKQYPFGKDDVEFLWEVTGRKEKLIYTKSMDESFFIISKLNEKNTYTIKGEKITRPSRVGLLQKALSVYKDENTKNVISEAMAFKKTRLLEKPEYIVGINEFLQEFEKLKHNFKEIFIEIGFGSGRHLLYQARNNPNTLIIGIEIYKPSIEQVTKLAKSENLHNVKLVDTDARLLLSLIDSNLIDKIFLHFPVPWDKAEHRRVVSCEFAKECERTLKIGGNFELRTDSKEYFDFSFSIFLALQNSQINIKKNQDLSVSSKYEDRWKKMEKDIYDMGYTCIKNSEEIKKESDFSFKNRYDLSKIALSFNNHTIKEEDCFLHFEELYKSDERLIIKLAFGAFNKPEHCYIKLENKTCEYFIKQPLFTRENLKAHKILEDFLNQCKI; via the coding sequence ATGCCAAATTTCATAGCAAAAAATATATGTGACAAACAATATCCTTTTGGGAAGGATGATGTTGAGTTTTTATGGGAAGTAACCGGTAGAAAAGAAAAACTAATATACACCAAAAGTATGGATGAGAGTTTTTTTATAATCTCAAAACTAAATGAAAAAAACACTTATACAATAAAAGGCGAAAAAATAACCAGACCATCAAGGGTTGGGCTTTTACAAAAAGCATTAAGTGTATACAAAGATGAAAATACGAAAAATGTTATAAGCGAAGCTATGGCATTTAAAAAAACAAGACTTTTGGAAAAACCAGAATACATAGTGGGTATAAATGAGTTTTTACAAGAATTTGAAAAGTTAAAACATAATTTTAAAGAAATTTTTATAGAGATAGGGTTTGGGTCAGGAAGACATTTGCTTTACCAAGCAAGAAACAATCCAAATACACTCATAATAGGCATAGAAATATACAAACCAAGTATAGAACAAGTAACAAAACTAGCCAAAAGTGAAAACCTACATAATGTAAAACTTGTAGATACTGATGCTAGATTGTTGTTATCCTTAATTGATTCAAACTTGATAGATAAGATATTTTTACATTTTCCAGTGCCTTGGGATAAAGCAGAACACAGAAGAGTTGTCTCTTGTGAGTTTGCAAAAGAGTGTGAAAGAACGCTGAAAATAGGTGGAAATTTTGAACTAAGAACAGATAGCAAAGAGTATTTTGATTTTAGTTTTTCTATCTTTTTGGCTTTACAAAATTCACAAATAAATATCAAAAAAAATCAAGATTTGTCGGTAAGTAGCAAGTATGAAGATAGATGGAAAAAAATGGAAAAAGATATCTATGATATGGGCTATACTTGCATAAAAAATAGCGAAGAGATAAAAAAAGAGAGTGATTTTTCTTTTAAAAATAGATATGATTTATCAAAAATAGCTCTAAGTTTTAACAATCATACAATTAAAGAAGAAGATTGTTTTTTACATTTTGAAGAGCTATACAAGAGCGATGAAAGGCTAATTATAAAACTAGCTTTTGGCGCATTTAACAAGCCTGAACATTGTTATATAAAATTAGAAAACAAAACTTGTGAATACTTTATAAAGCAACCTCTTTTTACAAGAGAAAACTTAAAAGCACACAAAATTTTAGAGGATTTTTTAAATCAATGCAAAATATAA
- a CDS encoding alkylphosphonate utilization protein, producing the protein MAKDANGTELNAGDSVTLIKDLKVKGAGSTIKRGTLVKNIKLTNKDNEIECRIDKMGVIVLKTEFLKKA; encoded by the coding sequence ATGGCAAAAGATGCAAATGGAACAGAACTAAACGCTGGAGATAGTGTCACACTAATCAAAGACTTAAAAGTAAAAGGTGCTGGTTCAACTATAAAAAGAGGAACACTTGTTAAAAATATAAAACTAACAAACAAAGACAATGAAATAGAATGCAGAATTGATAAAATGGGGGTTATTGTTTTAAAAACCGAATTCCTAAAAAAAGCTTAA
- a CDS encoding MqnA/MqnD/SBP family protein yields MNFGKIDYLNLLPFHIFLKKSNLKSYVKKSIEHKKDVPSKLNKALLRSKIDAAIISSIESRRTKYKKLDFGIIAKKDVKSVLVRKNSKPKLDSASDSSNMLARVLNIKGEVIIGDRALKAFLNEGKDNFFDLGRVWGQKTNLPFVFGRFCYVKNASIYKKLVSSFCKQNIRIPTYILKKYSLSRQIPEKDIKWYLKFITYKMGKKENKALKIFINRARELNFNPNFK; encoded by the coding sequence ATGAACTTTGGAAAGATTGATTATTTAAATTTATTACCTTTTCATATATTTTTGAAAAAAAGTAACCTAAAAAGCTATGTTAAAAAAAGTATAGAGCATAAAAAAGATGTTCCAAGCAAACTAAACAAAGCTCTTTTAAGATCAAAAATAGATGCTGCTATAATTTCAAGTATAGAAAGCAGAAGAACAAAATATAAAAAGCTTGACTTTGGGATAATCGCCAAAAAAGATGTAAAAAGTGTATTAGTAAGAAAAAACTCGAAACCAAAACTAGATAGCGCAAGTGATAGCTCAAACATGCTAGCAAGAGTTTTAAATATAAAAGGCGAGGTTATCATAGGAGATAGAGCATTAAAAGCATTTTTAAATGAAGGCAAAGATAACTTTTTTGATTTAGGAAGAGTATGGGGACAAAAAACAAACTTACCATTTGTTTTTGGTAGATTTTGTTATGTAAAAAATGCAAGTATATATAAAAAACTTGTGTCGTCTTTTTGCAAACAAAATATAAGAATTCCTACCTATATACTAAAAAAATATTCACTGTCAAGACAAATACCAGAAAAAGACATTAAATGGTATTTAAAATTTATAACATATAAAATGGGCAAAAAAGAGAACAAGGCTTTAAAAATTTTTATAAACAGAGCAAGAGAATTAAACTTTAATCCAAATTTTAAATAA
- a CDS encoding FAD-dependent oxidoreductase: MKQKHYEVVIVGGGISGCALFYSLANFTDIKRAAIIEKYEGIATLNTKGHCNSQTIHCGDIETNYSKEKAANVAKIAKMTVNYGLKYNYNEKFMFSHQKMVLGVGEKEVNLIKSRYEDLKEIYPYLQLFDKEKLKQIEPNVVFDLTLNERKEEIIAMGVEKGEYTTIDYGAISDSLVKNAKNIGGEEYELYLNSEVKDIKKIGDTFYIKTKNNLSITANFVVVDAGTYSLYLAHKMGYGLHLSTLPIAGSFYFSKRKILNGKVYTVQNDKLPFAALHGDPDILAGEKTRFGPTAFAIPKLERYKNLDSFFDFFETLKLDKKVIDIFWNLLKDKDIRDYSLRNLLFELPLLNKKAFTKDARKIVPSLKDDELYYAKEFGGVRPQVIDKQSERLEFGQGKINTDDGIVFNMTPSPGATSCFETARVDIEKICEFLGKNFDTEKFNDELYD; this comes from the coding sequence GTGAAGCAAAAACACTATGAAGTAGTCATCGTAGGAGGCGGAATTAGTGGATGTGCATTATTTTATTCGCTTGCAAATTTTACAGATATAAAACGTGCTGCCATTATAGAAAAATATGAAGGAATTGCTACATTAAATACAAAAGGACACTGCAATTCTCAGACTATTCATTGTGGAGATATAGAGACTAATTACTCAAAAGAAAAAGCAGCAAATGTTGCTAAAATAGCAAAAATGACTGTAAATTATGGACTAAAATACAATTATAATGAAAAATTTATGTTTTCTCACCAAAAAATGGTTCTTGGGGTTGGAGAAAAAGAGGTAAATCTAATAAAATCAAGATATGAAGATTTGAAAGAAATTTATCCATATTTACAGCTTTTTGATAAAGAAAAACTAAAACAGATAGAACCAAATGTTGTTTTTGATTTAACACTAAATGAAAGAAAAGAAGAAATCATAGCTATGGGTGTTGAAAAGGGTGAATACACCACCATAGATTATGGTGCTATAAGTGATTCGCTTGTAAAAAATGCAAAAAACATAGGCGGCGAAGAATACGAGCTTTATTTAAATTCGGAAGTAAAAGATATAAAAAAAATAGGCGATACTTTTTATATAAAAACAAAGAATAACCTATCTATAACAGCTAATTTTGTCGTGGTTGATGCAGGAACATACTCCCTTTATCTAGCGCATAAAATGGGATATGGACTACATTTAAGCACTCTTCCGATAGCTGGAAGTTTTTACTTTTCAAAAAGAAAAATTTTAAATGGAAAAGTGTATACGGTTCAAAATGACAAACTTCCATTTGCAGCACTTCACGGTGACCCAGATATATTAGCCGGAGAAAAGACAAGATTTGGGCCAACGGCATTTGCGATACCAAAACTAGAAAGATACAAAAACCTAGATAGTTTTTTTGACTTTTTTGAAACTTTGAAACTTGATAAAAAAGTTATAGATATATTTTGGAATTTATTAAAAGATAAAGATATAAGGGATTATAGTTTAAGAAATTTATTATTTGAATTGCCTTTATTAAATAAAAAAGCATTTACAAAAGATGCAAGAAAGATAGTTCCTAGTCTTAAAGATGATGAGCTTTATTATGCTAAAGAATTTGGCGGAGTAAGACCTCAGGTTATTGATAAACAAAGTGAAAGACTTGAGTTTGGACAAGGAAAAATAAATACTGATGATGGCATAGTTTTTAATATGACTCCAAGTCCTGGCGCTACAAGCTGTTTTGAAACAGCAAGGGTTGATATAGAAAAAATCTGTGAATTTTTGGGTAAAAATTTTGATACTGAAAAGTTCAATGATGAATTATATGATTAA
- a CDS encoding fibronectin type III domain-containing protein, which produces MKKLKLILSMTLLGILIVGCASNSVPTQQSASLPNITSLKTITDINEIGFEWLAINDENVIGYQLYRMDQKGGNFKPVAQIPDRFATHYVDKNLSPNTTYTYMLKTYSKTAISNGGDSIEATTKPLIESVPFAVAIAGLPGRVKIIWRPHPSTSVVSYIIKRANFNSDNFREIAEVKGRLNAEFIDSSVKHGNTYKYIIEVKTGNGVISKPSEIIKATTKELPKGVINLTATQNAPKKIILSWDGVAMDDFSHYNVYRSISKFLPYTYLAKTTSNHFEDLINSNDTTRYYKVTVVDKDELESIKQDTPVEGKTLESPLAPEFISYNFNGSSINLNWNNIQRAVSYTLYRKDNNSNEKIINNIKQPYYEDSDIEFNATYTYKVVAIDKFDLVSKHSNSLEVSAK; this is translated from the coding sequence ATGAAAAAACTGAAACTAATTTTATCAATGACTCTTTTAGGGATATTGATAGTTGGATGTGCATCAAATAGTGTTCCGACACAGCAAAGTGCGTCATTACCAAACATAACAAGTTTAAAAACAATAACCGACATAAATGAAATAGGCTTTGAGTGGTTGGCTATAAATGATGAAAACGTAATAGGATACCAACTTTATAGAATGGATCAAAAGGGCGGAAATTTCAAACCAGTTGCTCAAATACCAGATAGATTTGCTACCCACTATGTTGATAAAAATTTATCACCAAACACAACCTATACATATATGCTGAAAACATATTCTAAAACAGCAATTTCAAATGGTGGAGATAGCATTGAAGCTACAACTAAACCACTCATAGAATCAGTCCCTTTTGCTGTTGCGATAGCGGGTCTTCCCGGTCGTGTAAAAATCATATGGAGACCTCATCCAAGCACAAGCGTAGTAAGCTATATAATAAAAAGAGCAAATTTTAACTCAGATAATTTTAGAGAAATAGCCGAAGTAAAAGGAAGACTTAATGCTGAATTTATAGATTCTAGTGTGAAACACGGCAACACATATAAATACATAATTGAAGTAAAAACCGGAAATGGAGTGATATCAAAACCTAGCGAAATAATAAAAGCAACAACAAAAGAGCTACCAAAAGGTGTAATAAATTTAACCGCAACACAAAATGCACCTAAAAAAATTATTTTATCCTGGGATGGAGTTGCAATGGATGATTTTTCACACTATAATGTATATCGTTCTATTAGCAAATTTTTACCATATACATACCTCGCAAAAACAACAAGCAATCATTTTGAAGATCTTATAAACTCAAATGATACAACAAGATATTATAAAGTAACAGTGGTTGATAAAGATGAGCTAGAAAGCATAAAACAAGATACGCCGGTAGAAGGAAAAACACTCGAATCTCCATTAGCTCCTGAGTTTATATCATATAATTTTAATGGAAGCAGTATAAATTTAAATTGGAACAATATACAAAGAGCTGTATCATATACACTTTATAGAAAAGACAATAACTCAAATGAAAAAATCATTAACAACATAAAACAGCCTTATTATGAAGATAGTGATATTGAGTTTAATGCAACTTACACCTACAAAGTTGTAGCTATTGATAAATTTGACTTGGTTTCAAAACACTCAAATTCACTAGAAGTAAGTGCTAAATAA
- a CDS encoding cell division protein FtsX, whose product MRLLRNNFSFILALIAILFSIQFSILAKNTVKDYEKLMNNDYNIVIVSTKELSEAVIKPLINTFSSISQISSDKILNRLQNDISNKNLSILKNTLPKFYSLKLNSLPSTKYMNEIRQKLLKVDGINKIETFAKTHNKVYKTLKLTKSIAYIFMFLVAFIGLLLMSKQIRIWVYEHKERIEIMSLFGAGFWLKSSVLYKSAIFCAIFSTLIISLIFYFLPNINFIKEEVEQISINISKISLYDSLTLLVSALVFSFFAVSVVMKKAK is encoded by the coding sequence ATGAGATTGCTTAGGAACAATTTTAGCTTCATACTAGCACTAATAGCAATCTTGTTTTCAATACAATTTAGCATTCTTGCAAAAAATACAGTAAAAGATTATGAAAAACTTATGAACAATGATTATAATATAGTTATAGTCTCAACAAAAGAGTTAAGCGAAGCGGTTATAAAACCACTTATAAACACATTTTCTTCAATTTCACAAATTAGTTCAGATAAGATATTAAATAGGTTGCAAAATGATATTTCAAATAAAAATTTATCAATCCTAAAAAACACACTACCTAAATTTTATAGTCTAAAACTAAACTCCTTGCCAAGCACAAAATATATGAACGAAATACGCCAAAAACTACTCAAAGTAGATGGCATAAACAAAATAGAAACATTTGCAAAAACTCACAACAAAGTATACAAAACATTAAAACTCACAAAATCAATAGCATATATATTTATGTTTTTAGTTGCATTTATAGGATTATTACTTATGTCAAAACAGATCCGAATTTGGGTTTATGAACATAAAGAAAGGATAGAAATAATGAGTCTTTTTGGTGCAGGTTTTTGGCTAAAAAGCTCTGTTTTATATAAAAGTGCGATATTTTGTGCGATATTTTCAACATTAATAATATCTTTGATATTTTATTTTTTACCTAATATAAATTTTATAAAAGAAGAGGTAGAACAAATAAGCATAAATATATCAAAAATTTCTTTATATGACAGCCTAACATTACTAGTTTCAGCATTGGTTTTTAGCTTTTTTGCTGTAAGTGTGGTTATGAAAAAGGCTAAATAA
- a CDS encoding RluA family pseudouridine synthase encodes MVEFITKNEQRLDVCVSNELQISRNQALNLIKDGLVKVNNKQTTKPSFKVCIDDNILVEFAKPKIKEDKFQADFDVPIIYEDDDLLVINKPPHIAVHGASSLKEASLVEWLNQNNFMLSNLNGDIRAGIVHRLDKGTSGALVVAKNNKAHTILSNQLLDKSMGRIYLALSDFALKQNCIIQRPIGRNNKNRLKKAIIQDGRDAKTAFLNLISSKNANLIAAKLFTGRTHQIRVHLESINRHILGDDLYGFKSEKDKISRVMLHAYMLYFIHPITKQRMEFKAPFYDDFEQIAFKNFSKELFYEKTETNFINDSFRDIDSWMCIK; translated from the coding sequence TTGGTTGAATTTATTACAAAAAACGAACAAAGATTGGATGTTTGTGTCTCAAATGAGCTACAAATTTCAAGAAACCAAGCATTAAACTTAATAAAAGACGGACTCGTAAAAGTCAACAACAAACAGACTACAAAGCCATCTTTTAAAGTTTGCATAGATGATAATATCTTGGTTGAATTTGCCAAGCCAAAGATAAAAGAAGATAAATTTCAAGCTGATTTTGATGTTCCGATAATATACGAAGATGATGATTTGCTTGTTATAAATAAACCACCTCATATCGCCGTTCACGGAGCAAGTAGTTTAAAAGAGGCTAGCTTGGTTGAGTGGCTTAATCAAAATAATTTTATGCTATCAAATTTAAACGGAGACATAAGAGCTGGCATTGTTCATAGACTTGACAAAGGAACAAGTGGGGCTTTGGTGGTCGCAAAAAACAATAAAGCACATACGATTTTAAGCAATCAACTTCTAGATAAAAGCATGGGAAGAATTTATCTAGCACTTAGTGATTTTGCTTTAAAGCAAAATTGCATAATACAAAGACCGATAGGAAGAAATAACAAAAATCGCTTAAAAAAAGCAATAATACAAGACGGAAGAGATGCAAAAACAGCATTTTTAAACCTAATATCATCAAAAAATGCAAACCTAATAGCCGCTAAACTTTTTACGGGAAGAACTCATCAAATCAGAGTTCATTTAGAAAGCATAAATAGACATATTTTGGGCGATGATTTATACGGTTTTAAGAGCGAAAAAGATAAAATTAGTAGAGTTATGCTACATGCATATATGCTTTATTTTATTCATCCAATCACAAAACAAAGGATGGAATTTAAAGCTCCATTTTATGATGATTTTGAGCAAATAGCATTTAAAAATTTTTCAAAGGAATTATTTTATGAAAAAACTGAAACTAATTTTATCAATGACTCTTTTAGGGATATTGATAGTTGGATGTGCATCAAATAG
- the rsmG gene encoding 16S rRNA (guanine(527)-N(7))-methyltransferase RsmG, whose product MSNFEENVDKFSEILKQFNKIHSLTNYKDIKNQVMDSIAPLEFLDINPKIAIDIGSGAGFPAIFLAMKIQECQWHLFEPNLKKSSFLSYVKINLGLKNITVHSKKIQESEQFKADLITSRALMKTKDLIQICDGFYDENTKFMLYKGSSVVDELDGLEAKIYNDKNRNYIIMSVK is encoded by the coding sequence ATGAGTAATTTTGAAGAAAATGTGGATAAATTTAGTGAAATTTTAAAACAATTTAATAAAATTCACAGCCTTACAAATTATAAAGATATAAAAAACCAAGTTATGGATAGCATAGCACCACTTGAGTTTTTAGATATCAATCCAAAAATAGCAATAGATATAGGCTCAGGAGCTGGTTTTCCAGCTATATTTTTAGCTATGAAGATACAAGAATGCCAGTGGCATCTATTTGAGCCAAATTTAAAAAAATCATCTTTTCTTAGCTATGTAAAGATAAATCTTGGATTAAAAAACATAACAGTACATAGCAAAAAAATTCAAGAAAGCGAACAGTTCAAAGCTGACTTGATAACTTCAAGGGCATTAATGAAAACAAAAGATTTGATACAAATTTGTGATGGTTTTTATGATGAAAATACAAAATTTATGCTTTATAAAGGTTCTAGTGTTGTAGATGAACTAGATGGACTTGAAGCAAAAATTTACAATGACAAAAATAGAAATTATATAATAATGAGCGTAAAATGA
- a CDS encoding FtsW/RodA/SpoVE family cell cycle protein → MIRLDRRILTHFDFFQLFLIIPIIILSYILVSEVNTTLAGKQIVYFSAGFMLFCLFFLMPIRRLQWIIPTVYWFNIVLLVSVEFFGISKLGAQRWLDIPFVHFTLQPSEMMKPALLLMLAYLIKKRPPDEEGYNLKEFLRLSFYILLPFVLIAKEPDLGTALILLLVGYAVLFVIGVNKRIWITIFVAIACLAPVLYENLHDYQKKRILDFISEKPSYHVRQSIIAIGSGGLKGKPKDEATQTHFKFLPIATSDFIFAYTIERFGFYGALGLLGFYGALIAHLLSLNYMLKNDHFTQVMTTGIAVMIFIYVGVNISMTIGFAPVVGVPLPFFSYGGTSFVTFMVLFGMLENLLTFRYDFAGKFLKFQR, encoded by the coding sequence TTGATAAGACTTGATAGACGTATTTTAACACATTTTGATTTTTTTCAGTTATTTTTAATTATACCGATAATTATTTTATCATATATTTTAGTATCTGAGGTAAATACAACTTTGGCTGGAAAACAAATTGTATATTTTAGTGCCGGATTTATGCTTTTTTGTCTATTTTTTTTAATGCCCATAAGAAGACTTCAATGGATAATTCCGACTGTTTACTGGTTTAATATTGTTTTGCTAGTTAGTGTTGAGTTTTTTGGTATTAGTAAACTTGGTGCTCAAAGGTGGCTTGATATTCCTTTTGTGCATTTTACGCTTCAGCCTTCTGAGATGATGAAGCCAGCACTTTTGCTTATGCTTGCTTATCTTATTAAAAAGCGACCACCCGATGAAGAAGGGTATAATTTAAAAGAGTTTTTAAGACTTAGTTTTTATATACTTTTGCCATTTGTTTTAATAGCCAAAGAACCTGATTTGGGTACTGCTCTTATACTTTTGCTCGTCGGTTATGCTGTTTTGTTTGTAATAGGTGTAAATAAGAGAATTTGGATAACAATTTTTGTTGCGATAGCCTGTTTAGCCCCTGTTTTATATGAAAATTTACACGATTATCAAAAAAAGAGAATTTTGGATTTTATCTCCGAAAAGCCGAGCTATCACGTTAGACAAAGTATTATAGCTATAGGAAGTGGCGGGCTAAAAGGTAAGCCAAAAGATGAAGCAACTCAAACACATTTTAAGTTTCTACCCATAGCTACAAGTGATTTTATATTTGCATATACTATTGAGAGATTTGGTTTTTATGGAGCTCTTGGATTACTTGGTTTTTATGGAGCTTTGATAGCTCATCTTTTGAGTTTAAATTATATGCTTAAAAATGATCATTTTACACAAGTTATGACTACAGGTATTGCTGTCATGATTTTTATATATGTTGGTGTAAATATATCTATGACTATAGGTTTTGCACCGGTTGTTGGTGTTCCTTTACCATTTTTTAGTTATGGGGGAACTAGTTTTGTGACTTTTATGGTTCTTTTTGGGATGTTGGAAAATTTGCTTACATTTAGATATGATTTTGCTGGGAAATTTTTAAAATTTCAAAGATAA
- a CDS encoding cell division ATP-binding protein FtsE encodes MQNIITARNLILAYEHEEIVIKGANLDIKTNDFAFITGKSGSGKSTLLKSFYGDIKPKVGDLNVCLTQLNNISQNELNRLRQRIGIIFQNYRLINEWSVEQNVMLPLLIKGISQSICKKQAAKLLKHVNMLHKAHKYPLELSGGEQQRVAMARALAHNPNLLLCDEPTGNLDEYSSDVIWSLLMSAREFLGTTVVVVTHHIPSNLRIPYRHFMIENGDINEIA; translated from the coding sequence ATGCAAAATATAATAACTGCTAGAAATTTAATCCTTGCTTATGAACACGAAGAAATTGTTATAAAGGGTGCAAATTTAGATATAAAAACTAATGATTTTGCATTTATAACAGGTAAAAGTGGTAGCGGAAAATCAACTCTACTAAAATCATTTTATGGGGATATAAAGCCAAAAGTTGGTGATCTTAATGTGTGTTTAACTCAACTAAACAATATAAGTCAAAACGAGCTAAACAGATTAAGACAAAGAATAGGAATAATTTTTCAAAACTACCGCTTGATAAATGAGTGGAGTGTTGAACAAAATGTCATGCTTCCGCTTTTAATAAAAGGAATTTCTCAAAGTATATGCAAAAAACAAGCAGCAAAGTTACTAAAACATGTCAATATGTTACACAAAGCACATAAATATCCATTAGAATTAAGTGGTGGCGAACAACAAAGAGTTGCAATGGCAAGAGCTTTGGCGCATAATCCAAATTTATTATTATGTGATGAGCCGACAGGAAACCTAGATGAGTATTCAAGTGATGTTATATGGTCTTTGCTTATGTCAGCTAGGGAATTTTTAGGAACAACAGTCGTTGTAGTAACACACCATATACCATCAAATTTACGAATACCATATAGGCATTTTATGATAGAAAATGGAGATATAAATGAGATTGCTTAG
- a CDS encoding Dps family protein, whose protein sequence is MSKVIAQLNQIQADTHALYIKLHDLHWNVKGIQFYSIHEYTEQAYEDMHDMFDDVAERAIMLGGKAIVKGDELLKMSHITHTPKDSYTPTEVLELVLADYKHLLGEFKKLDELADGDTTTQAYAQEKIANYEKSIWMLEASLNK, encoded by the coding sequence ATGTCAAAAGTAATCGCTCAATTAAATCAAATACAAGCTGATACTCATGCTTTATATATAAAACTTCATGATTTGCATTGGAATGTAAAGGGAATTCAGTTTTATAGTATACATGAGTATACAGAACAAGCTTATGAAGATATGCATGATATGTTTGATGATGTTGCTGAAAGAGCTATAATGCTAGGCGGCAAAGCTATAGTAAAAGGTGATGAATTATTAAAGATGTCTCATATAACACATACTCCAAAAGATAGCTATACTCCAACAGAAGTATTAGAGTTAGTATTAGCTGATTATAAGCACCTATTAGGTGAGTTTAAAAAATTAGATGAATTAGCTGATGGTGATACTACAACTCAAGCTTATGCTCAAGAAAAGATAGCTAACTATGAAAAAAGCATTTGGATGCTTGAAGCTAGTTTAAACAAATAA